The following coding sequences are from one Mytilus trossulus isolate FHL-02 chromosome 8, PNRI_Mtr1.1.1.hap1, whole genome shotgun sequence window:
- the LOC134681783 gene encoding collagenase 3-like, giving the protein MRFFNCLIFCFIYSLSNGNSVHRETRQTGEFNLDEYLQKFGYMEKQNVTERTQGTFGSAPSSAVALRAFQGWNSLPITGTLDDTTMELMRRPRCGFPDPKIPMGEVKPFVLGPKWNKKSLTYRITSTTTDLSSAPARSELARAFKFWTDVADIEITETSNSNSDIVISFETGDHNDGSPFDGAGGVLAHAFFPTGGVCHFDEGETWVINGTGIDLFTVGAHEIGHLLGLDHSNDRAALMFPFYGGFVADYTIPADDRAAIVAHYGARTTSDGVTESNAVTQSAMITESTNDMVTNEPTSSASQVISGNHITSLIMITILYHFDVFNIS; this is encoded by the exons atgagatttttcaattgtttaatattttgttttatatattctttatcaaaTGGAAACTCGGTTCATAGAGAGACCCGACAAACAGGCGAATTTAATTTAGAC GAATATCTACAGAAATTTGGATACATGGAAAAACAAAACGTTACGGAACGAACTCAGGGAACATTTGGTTCTGCTCCAAGTAGTGCAGTGGCGCTTAG ggcATTTCAAGGATGGAATAGCTTACCCATAACCGGTACTCTTGACGATACGACGATGGAGTTGATGAGAAGACCACGTTGTGGCTTCCCAGACCCTAAGATACCTATGGGAGAGGTCAAACCTTTCGTATTAG GTCCAAAATGGAACAAAAAGTCCCTTACATACAGAATTACAAGTACTACAACTGATTTATCTTCAGCTCCAGCCag gtctgaGCTTGCTAGAGCATTCAAATTCTGGACAGATGTAGCAGATATTGAGATTACTGAAACTTCAAATTCTAACAGTGACATTGTTATATCGTTTGAAACTGGGGATCATAATGATGGTTCTCCTTTTGATGGAGCAG GTGGAGTCTTAGCTCACGCGTTTTTCCCGACAGGTGGAGTGTGCCATTTTGATGAAGGTGAAACATGGGTTATAAATGGTACAGGAATAGACCTTTTTACTGTTGGTGCGCATGAAATAGGACATCTTTTGGGACTTGACCATTCTAATGATCGAGCAGCTTTAATGTTTCCATTTTATGGTGGATTTGTGGCAGATTATACCATACCAGCAGACGATAGAGCCGCCATTGTTGCTCACTACG GTGCAAGAACTACAAGCGATGGCGTCACCGAAAGCAACGCTGTCACGCAAAGTGCAATGATTACAGAATCAACCAATGATATGGTCACGAATGAGCCAACCAGTTCAGCATCACAAGTAATAAGTGGAAACCATATCACGTCACTCATCATGATAACTATCTTATATCATTTTGACGTCTTCAACATTTCATAG